Part of the Solanum pennellii chromosome 10, SPENNV200 genome is shown below.
TCACAGAACTGCTCAACTCTGTCACTCTCCGCCGCAGCTCCTCTCCTTCTGCAGAATCCATCAAAAATCTCACCGCATTTTTAACTTTCGCAGCACTTACCAATTCATATCGATTTTCCCAATCTCTCACAATGATCCCGATCTTCAGTACTTTTGTTATCAGCACAGTGTTCCTCGGCTGATCTGAATGGATCGGCCAAGCTGCCATTGGAACTCCCATTGAAATGCTCTCGATACATGAATTCCATCCACAATGACTCATGAATCCCCCGATTGACCCGTGTGCCAAGATTTCCAATTGGGGTGCCCAATTTTTCTCTATAAACCCAACCCCCTTTTCTTTGATTCTCTCTTCAAACCCGTCTGGCAAATCATAATTACTTCCTCTTTCGACATTTTCGATATTATCCCCACCTTTTTTGTCAGCTCCTCGAAGAACCCAGATGAATTTTTGCTCACTTTGTTCTAATCCAAATGCCAGCTCGTTAATTTGTTCTTTCGATAACGTAGTTGTCGAtccaaatgaaacataaatcaCTGAATTTAGATCTTGTTTATCAAGCCATGAAAAACATTCATGAGTTAGTTCAGAGctttttctctttgaaatttCCACTGGATATACTGGACCAATTGCCCATTGCTTGTTTTCACGTTGTTCTTCCAGCAATTCAATAAAAACACCTTCAATTTCTTTGCAAGAATTGTGTAGACCAACTGAGTAAAAATCTCTCGATTCTTGCTGCATCATTATGTATTCTATAGTTTCGGAATCAAATGTGTTTTCCTTTGGAGGAAGCTCTGCAATTATCTCAGCCACGGGAGACGGAAGTGGCTTTTTTGTAGCTTCACAGGCGAATGACAGAGCAGTGAACGCAGAAATAGTGTGGAAGCAGTAGCATTCTGTATTGGGCATTGACACTGCATCTTGAACTACCCATGACATGCCTGCAACAATTTGGTTTTTGAACACATAATTTCAGAAGTACAACTACAACTGATAGCTAAATGGTTTAACTCCAATCACTCCCTCGCGAATAGCCTGCAATGAGGTCTTCTTGAACACCTCAAAATAAGAA
Proteins encoded:
- the LOC107002435 gene encoding zeatin O-xylosyltransferase-like isoform X1, whose amino-acid sequence is MADLFDLKKHNQMNNEETSQIAIVIVPYLEQGHLNPLLNLSRIISSYNLPVFFLGTSTSNRQAKFRLSGWNILDFPTIRFHDLVPGSCSSVSASVMEKLGSFFTSILLLREPIREFLQEVSSTYRRTVVINDTGMSWVVQDAVSMPNTECYCFHTISAFTALSFACEATKKPLPSPVAEIIAELPPKENTFDSETIEYIMMQQESRDFYSVGLHNSCKEIEGVFIELLEEQRENKQWAIGPVYPVEISKRKSSELTHECFSWLDKQDLNSVIYVSFGSTTTLSKEQINELAFGLEQSEQKFIWVLRGADKKGGDNIENVERGSNYDLPDGFEERIKEKGVGFIEKNWAPQLEILAHGSIGGFMSHCGWNSCIESISMGVPMAAWPIHSDQPRNTVLITKVLKIGIIVRDWENRYELVSAAKVKNAVRFLMDSAEGEELRRRVTELSSSVKKSVMNGASRKEMDSFVAHITR
- the LOC107002435 gene encoding zeatin O-xylosyltransferase-like isoform X2, whose product is MNWSHSTFFMIGGKYMGVLRCLESLCQGMVAFTEKYLAGNWIILLKNMTLLKSWELLLETFFRKAYCYVSASVMEKLGSFFTSILLLREPIREFLQEVSSTYRRTVVINDTGMSWVVQDAVSMPNTECYCFHTISAFTALSFACEATKKPLPSPVAEIIAELPPKENTFDSETIEYIMMQQESRDFYSVGLHNSCKEIEGVFIELLEEQRENKQWAIGPVYPVEISKRKSSELTHECFSWLDKQDLNSVIYVSFGSTTTLSKEQINELAFGLEQSEQKFIWVLRGADKKGGDNIENVERGSNYDLPDGFEERIKEKGVGFIEKNWAPQLEILAHGSIGGFMSHCGWNSCIESISMGVPMAAWPIHSDQPRNTVLITKVLKIGIIVRDWENRYELVSAAKVKNAVRFLMDSAEGEELRRRVTELSSSVKKSVMNGASRKEMDSFVAHITR